From Erigeron canadensis isolate Cc75 chromosome 8, C_canadensis_v1, whole genome shotgun sequence, one genomic window encodes:
- the LOC122579043 gene encoding protein SRG1-like, giving the protein MEPKETNFAGSLKVPNVQELSKECLSSVPSRYIRPHQDPPFISSVSSNPQLPIIDMERLMSSDFMHSELQKLHLACKDWGFFQLINHEVRCSLVERVKEETQQFFKLPLHEKSKYEQKEGDLEGLGQHFVVSEEQKLDWADMFYILTLPTNIRNPHLLPKLPQPFRDTLDDYSKAMEKVALKTLMFIGKALNMEDEEMKSLFENGLQMMRMNYYPPCPQPEQVIGLNPHSDGMGITFLLQVNHVEGLQIKKDDVWIPVTPLPGAFIVNVGDIIQIISNGIYKSIEHRAVVNSNKERLSIATFLSPNLESEIGPALSLITPGTPAKFTRITTVDYMKKFYSRELNGKSNVEQYYI; this is encoded by the exons ATGGAACCAAAGGAAACAAATTTTGCTGGTTCACTTAAGGTTCCAAACGTACAAGAACTCTCTAAGGAATGCCTTTCAAGTGTTCCTTCCAGATATATTCGTCCCCATCAAGACCCGCCTTTCATATCATCTGTCTCTTCAAATCCTCAACTACCTATTATTGATATGGAGCGCTTAATGTCTTCGGATTTTATGCATTCAGAACTTCAAAAGCTACATTTGGCTTGCAAAGATTGGGGATTCTTTCAG TTAATAAATCATGAAGTTAGATGTTCATTGGTGGAGAGAGTCAAAGAAGAGACGCAACAATTTTTTAAATTGCCATTACATGAAAAAAGTAAATATGAGCAGAAGGAAGGAGACCTTGAAGGACTTGGACAACATTTTGTTGTATCAGAAGAGCAAAAGCTTGATTGGGCCGACATGTTCTACATCTTGACTCTTCCTACCAATATTAGAAACCCACACTTGTTACCGAAACTGCCTCAACCATTTAG AGATACCTTAGATGACTACTCAAAAGCAATGGAGAAAGTTGCCTTAAAAACACTAATGTTTATTGGAAAAGCCTTGAACATGGAGGATGAAGAGATGAAATCATTGTTTGAGAATGGATTACAAATGATGAGGATGAATTATTATCCGCCATGTCCACAACCCGAACAAGTTATCGGTCTTAATCCTCACTCAGATGGCATGGGTATCACTTTCCTTCTCCAAGTGAATCACGTTGAAGGTCTCCAAATAAAAAAGGATGATGTTTGGATCCCTGTTACACCACTTCCAGGTGCTTTCATTGTTAATGTCGGGGACATTATACAG ATTATCTCAAATGGGATATATAAAAGCATTGAGCACAGGGCAGTGGTGAACTCAAACAAAGAAAGGTTGTCCATCGCCACATTCTTAAGCCCAAATCTGGAAAGCGAGATAGGACCCGCACTGAGCCTCATTACTCCCGGGACACCGGCAAAATTTACAAGGATAACTACTGTTGATTACATGAAGAAATTTTACTCAAGGGAACTCAACGGAAAGAGCAACGTTGAACAAtactatatatga